From Amaranthus tricolor cultivar Red isolate AtriRed21 chromosome 4, ASM2621246v1, whole genome shotgun sequence:
gatgtgtgagtatgagagccctatatatagtactaggtactagaatatcaatagctcacttgaatacatagttaatattaagtaatgaataatataaaataactccaagaacttgaaaggtcgaaaatcagcatcccatgcatatcagaagatccgctcgaccgaaacagggagctcgctcggtcgagcgaacaTGAGCtacattctggagcattctatctgaccgctcgacctaccaatatgactcgctcggtcgagcgggtaggtcgagcgacctttctgatccttctgtcagaattctgatcgagctaccataaatcaagtctcttcttcttcattaatcttcattaacacccataattcatcatgaatactcaccacataattacatccatttgcattccacaaaccaagagtcacacacatgattaCACACTTTaacttgtgcactcaagtcacacataccattcataacatagCCTTTTAGGTAATTAGGTTCTATGGAACTTATATTTGAATTGCTAATCGTATATTGTTGGGATTATCTCCCCAAATCCAAGTATTAATTGCTGtgtcaaataaaaaagaaggaAGGAAGAATAAACTAGAAAGGTTTACTTTTACTATCCGATGAAGTCATCTACTGAGCTCTGACCTTGGAATATTGATGATCATTATACGGTAGCAACTTGGAATCTTTACaatcatgtatatatatttaacaTTTGGATATTTGTGAATCAACATTTTGctgcatttttcttttttcttttttttttttttttttttgacttaaaGAGAGCATTCTAGATATAGCTAGCAATGAGTACAAATGTTCGAAAAATTATGGGTCTTGTGTCAGGAATTGGTAGAGTGGTAAAAATCAGTTTTTATTGCAAGGGGCAAGGTGTGTTGCTTTGTGAGTGGCATCTTAGGCAAGCAAAGTTTAGTGAGTAGGAGAGTAGAGAGCAACTTAAAGTTCCGTTGTGGGTGTTGATACAGCAAAAATGGTGAAAATCATTTCTAAGAACATGATCTATTATGTTGAACTAGAAGAGcaattataagataaaagtGAAGAAATTACGTGCACAGTAAAAAATTTGAAGAGAGGTTAAACCTTTTAGATTAATACGTATTTTGTAGGACTCTTCTAAACCTGTCACAAATTGTATTCAGTTTATTAATATTCAAATTTTCCATATTTTCGGAAAAGTTGAGGATTGAACTCTTCACATGTTATAGAGTTGACTCAGCCTAACAAGTGCAGACTGCAAACTTAGCAAATTGTTTATGTCTTTGAATATGTTGTTACATTGTGTAGCACACGGATTAAACAACAAAAACTAGATATAACTTatccttgttctctctttgTAGCTTCAAATGCCACTTGACTCCGTCTGCTAGCTCTTGTATAAAAGAAGTTTAGCAACATTGACATTAGCTTCCCCATTTTAGTTGATAATTTCAAGGACTAGAGACGCTGAACTGATTTTGATTGCACACAACAGCGAATACTACTTGATCTTTCCACTCGATTTTGATTGTTGataattaacttttataatGTTAATTGTTGGATGTTGATACTATTTCATTAGTACTTAACACTCAATAGTAAGTCTAACCCAAAGAAGCATAGTTTCTTTTGTTGTTACCCTACTTcgtttctttctttcttttcttttaataaaattagtggTATAAACGATAGGTATTCCATTTGATGAGCAAGCATTTGCAATGATTGGAATAGGAGGGGTTATTTCTgccttttttaatttcttacaaGATGAATAATATGTAGGTTCGAGACATATATGACTGTGGAGATGTTCTTGTACTAGTCACAACAGATAGACAAAGTGCTTTTGACAGAGTTTTGGCTTCAATTCCTTTTAAGGGACAGGTATTTACGACTTTGAGTTTTAGTTGATGAGTATGGTTATTGGGAGGTGTAATATGAGGTTATTTCCTTGCTTAGGTATTGAATGAGACGAGTTTATGGTGGTTTGATCAAACTCGTCACATAACTCCAAATGCAGTGTTGGCAGCTCCTGATAAGAATGTCACTATAGCGAAAAAATGTAGCATTTTCCCCGTTGAATTTGTCGGTATGTTTATTGTATATCATGGTTACTCACTTTCTCTTTGTATAAATTTATTTCCTTGCTCCTAAGTGTGTGAGTTCTCTGTGTTGTTTTCTCTTTTCAATCTCTGTACACTTTTTCttatatgaaaaattattgtTATCCTTAATCCTTGGTTCATGATGCTTATCAATAGTGAGAGGATTTGTCACGGGAAGCACAGATACCTCATTGTGGACGGTCTACAAGAATGGTGTTCGGAATTACTGTGGCAATGCCCTGCCAGATGGTTAGTTTGCCAACCTACTAAATTACTAGAGTAGacttgagtaaattcatttattATCCTGAAATTTATGCTAATATGTGTGGTAGGCCTTGTAAAAAATCAGAGACTAGAGAGAAACATACTTACACCAACTACAAAAGCAGCGGATCACGATGTTCCTATTACTCCACATGAGGTAATGCatcattattttatatttaattctaCTGCTTCTACCTTTTTCCTCTTTCCACTTTCCACTTTCCTCACCTTTTTTTACAATTGTACAAATTTTAGTTGTCCTAACTTGCAAGTTCCTAGAGTAGTGTTATAGGAGTAGCATTAGAGAAAAGAGTATTGATAGACTAGACGGAAAAAATTATTGCCAAACTTTTTAGTGGCTTGGTCTCTTTTACGAAGCAAAGTTGCGAACATTATTGTTATTCTAAATACCTGTTTTTTTATGCTCCCTACTTGATGCATAGATTTGTTTTCCCAAATTCTTGCAACTCACTTTATTAACACCCTTACCTTCGAAATTTCTATCATCTCAAGctgattatttttgaatttattgaGGCAAATAAAGAGAACTATTATAGCATAGCAATATCCTCCCATGTTGCTTTAATGTCATGCAAATTCTTTATGTGTAGTGCATGATCTTTAGTTACCCTTTCTCCCAAATCATAAAACAATTTTCCTAGATGTCTGTAATGGTGGAGCTGGGAGGACACCTCTGGAGGTGTCAGTAGCGGCTGTCTAGGAGGCAGTGGTGCTGATCTGCAGATGTCAGTAGCAAGGGCAAGCAAGAACTGTAAGCAAGAACAATGAGTAAAAGAAGAATCTGAGAGAAAGGTTGTCTATTGATTGATTAAGCACTTCGAATGTCTTTCACTCCAAAATAGCCAAAGGCATTACACATCGAAATCATGAGATTAAGCATTACAATCCCCtagtatatataatactacTACTCATCTAAGTTTCTCTCAAAACAGCAATATACTATTAAAGTACCAACAACAAGTACTACTATATAAGGTAATACAAGTTTCCACTACTCATACATGTTATCCTTGCTTGTCCTTCTTGTTCCCCCTCCTAGAGTAAGTAAATCTCAGTTGTGGTCCCCCCTTTTGATTCATTACAATGTCAACCTATGTTGGATGCTCAAGAGTAGTGCCGTCAAATTATCTCAATAGCATatttaaaaggataaaaatgCTCCCAACGTGTAAAATGACCTAAAATGCCCTTGAACTCGCATGTACTGCACATGGCATTTCTACAAGAAGTAAAATATTTATAGATCTTACAATTACCAAGTTATAACAACCTCGTAACCTCTCTTTAGCTTATTTTATTGCCAGTAATTTGGTTCCTTCACCAAAAATCCTTAGTTCTTGAAACTTCATTTTAAGTGGGTGAGacctatttattatttttatgtttttctcaATATCCAACCAGAATTTAAGAATCATGAAGAATATCCAACCAAAACTCATCCAGCTTGAAGTACTTTTCAATCTAGATAAGTTCAACGAATTCATTCTAGATCTTTTTCATTACAATTACGTACATATAACATATGTCATAGTGAAAAAAAATGTCGCATCGTATATCTcatgcattgtaaaggttttaaaTTTTGCatcgtaaaggtgtaaaaagcAATGTTTTAGGCTGCTTCAAGGGATATTATGTGGTTTTAGCGAAGGCGGTACGATAACTGCATCACTTCTATTACCGCGCATCATCGTGTCGGCGTAATGACGAACTTAACAACATATTTATACTATGACTCTTGAACTTGTTTCATGTTCAATTTAAACTTCAATAtgttttattgtaaattttaacaAGGGGGCATGCATACATCAAATCTTATAAATGTGATATCGTACACCTATCCTATTGGACTTATGATGTTCATGTAATGTGATTGGCATGGCAAGACAacatttattaactttttatcatGCACTTgttaaaaattaacaattttaaTCTTTGCCGAAATTTTTATTGTTCGAAGTCTTCAAAGCCGCAAGACAAAACTCtatattttttgatgttttcCTTGTCAAAAGCTAACATGAAATTCTCAAGGTCTAAGGGGTTTACTTGGAACCTAGTACACCTATATCAAATCTTCTTAATCAAAATCCCGTCACTTTGGTTCTTCCAAAGTCATTCTAGCCGGAAGTCAAGGTACTTCGAATTTTTTGGGATACAACCTAAAATTAAGTACACTTATATGGCTATATCAAAGCTTTCAACGAGAATCCTTTGTCGAACTTCAGTTCTTCCAAAGTTTTTATTGTCATAACCGTGCTACTCTAGATGTTAAGGGGTATCCCCCACAACTAATCCAATTACATAAAGTCTTCGTAATCAAAAGTCAGTTGTccaatttttgttattttgaagTTCTTTATTTGGTAACCCCATGAACTAAGTCTATATCGATCGCTGGAACTAGCATGGGACCGTTGCAATGATCTATCTTTGTATGAGCTCTTCTTTCACCTTCTTTATATGTTGCTCTTCCAGGGATCTTATATGGATGCCTCGTCTGTACAAGTGTATCACACTCGTGCACTTCGTGTGCCTAATTGAATATGTCTCAAGGATGAACTCGACGAGGGAAGTCCTCATCCACACGCCTCGTCTGGATGGTGGTTGCTCGATCCATTTAGATGCTACATCCttacctttttctttcttatggCCTAGCTCAACTTCTCGTTTGCCTTATTTGGACGAGGGTTTGCTTGACTACGAATGCTGCAAGGCTCTCTTTTTTGGTTGTATGCTTTCCTTTATCCTATCCGTATGCAACAATTTCGGACCACCTCATTGCTTGGCCGTTAGTCTAAAACTATGTcttttttattatcataattcaaaaatttatgGATGAGAATGGTATGATTCCAAGTGTATTGAAATGTAGAATACATAAGATTTCCAATGTTATGTCATCTGTTCCAAATGGACTTATGGACTTCTACAAACATTTCAAAATCGTAATGATATCGAATTTTGGCTTCTTTCCAATCATACATTCCGTTTGGACGCTACCAATGCCTTATTTGAACAACCTATGGCTCAACACTACACTCTCTTTCTTGCTAAAGGCTCTCAACATGATGTTGCATGCCCATGGCCTTATCCTCAAATCTCGTGTGAAGGAATATATGGCTTGATCTCAAACACTCAATGTGTTGCTTAGGTAAAGCTCTCTTTCGATGAGGCATGGCTTTACCCTATCCTCGGCGCCTTTTTCCAACCTTGCTTGTCGGCTTCCCACTTACTCTTTTCCGGACGCTAACTCATTCGATTCGGCTAGTGTTTGTGCAGAttgtataataataacaaaaatgcCTGAACCGGAGTGCACTTGGCATTTTGAAGAGATTGTGTCACAACCTCAGCCATAAATACCCTAAAAGATCTTGCCGGTGTTTATATTCCAACAACCTCTTAGTCTCATCCTAGCTCATTTTTGCTGTTATCTGATTTCCTCTCCAAAATTCTTTTTTCTGTCTATAATTCATCTCATTTGGATGTCAAAGGGGATCTTCGGGAACCCCAGCTAGTTTACatttttttggtgtttttcAGGTCAATATTCGACTACAAGAATCATCAAAATTAAACATTCAACCAAAAACCATCCACCTTCAAACAATTTTCAACCTACACTCGCAGCATTCATTCTAGATCTTTTGATGACAATTTTGTACTTTTCTAAGTTTTCTTGCTAGATCAATACGTGGACAGTCACAAATCCCAAGGCACGTAGCTCAAGAGTGGGGCTTTTCATTGACAAAGCATTGCAAGCATGTTTCTATGCATTTGTTCAGCAAGTGAATTTTTGTGATGTAAAAGGTTGGGCAACGAGTAAAATGGTAATTGTGTCAAAACAAAGTCACGTTATGTGTATTGTGTGCcttagaatgttgatttttctctGCGTACCTTGatgattgtgattgttgttAGCAACTCTTATTTGGTTTTCAAAGGCTTTTTTAGTGAGAGGGCATCCTTTGTATTTTGTTCTTTGCAATACATTTCTTGCTACAATCATATGAGTTTCATATGATATGAAGTGTTATTGTTGAATGGATTCTTCTTTAGCTGCTTCTCAACTTTGTGCTGTTCATGTAGTTATGCTtcaattttgttgattttgcAGATTATAGAACATGGGCTAATGACTAAAGCCGACTTTGATGAAGTTAGCACGAAAGCTTTGAGTTTATTCGCGTATGGACAGGTTAATTTAACTTCCTTACCCTTGTTCATAAATACATATTCTTAGCTGTTTGGGCATTAGTTAGTTTAACTTCGCAGCTGGTAAGTGGTAAGTCATCAAGTTTTTCCAGAATGTCAATTGGATGCTTGCGGCTGTTTAGATAAGAGTTGTATATATTTCAGACGTTTTGTTCAATGGTTGAATTGTATGATAAGTATTGATTTTTTTACATTTATCATTTTGATGATTCTAGCGTGTAGCATGGGAGCATGGTTTGATTTTGGTGGATACTAAGTACGAATTTGGGAAGACAAGTGATGGCACAATTGTCCTTGTTGATGAGGTCAGGCATTAGCTATTGAAGCATCTGTTTACCCCTTGATACACTGGTTATCACTGGAAAAAATTATCAGTATTTATCCTATGCTTATTGTTGTAGGTACACACACCCGATTCAAGTAGATATTGGATAGCACGTTCTTACGAGGAACGTTTTCGTAATGGTCTGGAACCAGAAAATGTTGACAAGGTATCAACCTTCAGAGCTGTTGCTCTTTTTTTAATCTAGACTATTTATCTGAATATTGTTCACTTAATACTAAATGCTTTGTCATGGATTCCTGGATTACATTagtgaatattttttttcatttttgttttcagGAGTTCTTGAGATTATGGTTCAAAGAACATTGTAACCCATATGAAGATGAGGTGAGTTTCACAGGCTGATCtagtttttcttctttttatatGCACTTATCTGGAGACATTTGCCATTGTATGCTGATATAAATTTGCCTTTAGGTTCTTCCGGATGCTCCTAAAGAACTTGTTTGTGAGCTAGCTTCAAGGTATGTCTGAGCCTTTTTAACTTTTCGGCTTTAGATAATATGGTGCTAATCTTCTTCCAATAATTTTGAATTTCCTTATGGCCTTTTTTTAATGATGAATGGATTTTTGTCACTCGACATATCTTGAAACTTCTCTTTCCAAACCCACACCCATTTACATAAGACtttgaatatatttattttgttttggtcACAAAAACACCCAAATGCTTTTTCTGATTGAAAAGTCAAAGAATGGATGAGTTGGCTGCCTTTTCCCTCTAAGATTTCTTGCTTCTGCGTGCAACATAAACGCCCAACTATCTCTTTCCTCATTCTGTCCCCTATTGGCTATTTTCCTCATTTCTCACTTCTTCTCTCATGTTCTTCCTGGCCGTTTTTTGGGTCTTGAAAAGAGAATTATTCTTGGAAGAAATTGAGTAGGCCATTAGCAGTAGAATCCATAGTGCAAAATCTCAGTGGTTCACAGTACTCTAATCAATTGGACTGTATCTATTTGATTGCAGATATATATTTCTCTATGAAACTATAACAGGCTCCAAATTTGAAATTCCCATCACAGAGGTAACTTTGCAATGTGTTGGTTTGAGTAGCTGTTTGTACCGTTTTAATTTTGAGAAGAACTCACGTCTTCGTCTGTGCAGATACCAATTCATGACCGAATCTCTCAAAATGTATCAGCGGCATTGGCATCTCTGAAGTGAAGTTTCCATTCAGAATACCATGCATAATTGCTTTGTGACCGAGTTACATTCAGGATGTCGAGCTTCTACAAGGCTTAAAGTTATTGATCTTTTCTTTGCTCCTCACATTTGTGAATGAAATTCACTGGTTGTTGTATTAGAGAACTGTTTTCCCAGTTTTAATTTGTGCTTTGACAATGGGAAAGTTGGTGCAATTATACTCTGCATTACACTTCCATTGTGTTTTACATCTGATTCCTTAATAAatccaacttttttttttgatttttattttagatcatACGACTATATTATTAAATCATATGCATTTCTTGTTGACTAAAGTTATAGATAATGTTTGTTATCAAGTGTTGGCAATCTCTTCGTAATTATAAGGATTAGCAGATTTATGATCAAATTGATGATCGTCTGTCTCAAACTTCCTGGTCGATCTAATTGGATTTACGAAACCTGATGCTTCTGTACATTAAAACCAAAGTTTTATCGCGGTTTATGGCCTTATGGAAAATGTAAATAACAACTTTGTACTAACATCTACATGATAGAGCCTCTTTGGAATTGATCATACTACAAAGATGAAAGATAAGATGCAAGAGTACATGATTTAATTCTGTATGcgagtttaatatttgaattggCAGATGTTGGCAATAAATATATAGTTTATGTTTACACTTCATGATTGTTTGCTCGCTAATCGGTTTACTAATTTATACTTGAAGCAACCAAGTTAAATCAATCCATGAAGTCATAAACAATTTATAAGTTTTCACTTTTAAGATAATAATTATTCAGTtcgttttcatatgttcttctaagtagaatttatgaattttagtgtcaaattttgactgtgatttctcatcgatttaaatgaaaaaatatattcatgtgagatcttgatagattcatttgaatatatatttcctaaatattaactttttagaatttttaaaaactcacaattaaaatagaGGGAGTAATAGACGACTTTAGTGTGATCTCCTTTAGAGGTTTAGTTGATTCACTATTTGTCTTGTTTGTTTGGCTCTTGCTAGAATGAATATATATCATGAAAATCATTAGTTACTCATTAATGTAGATACTAGATAGTATTTAAAGTCCAAGGATGTGTGgatgaaaaacaaagaaattgataaagtttcattttcacataaagatataaaataaattaagtgcaatgaaaaaaaaaaatt
This genomic window contains:
- the LOC130810643 gene encoding phosphoribosylaminoimidazole-succinocarboxamide synthase, chloroplastic, producing the protein MADSVGCLNPPKPLYKQILFSPLSSPSHYSNFSYCNHGFKLKTGFQGFYASSSSSSSSSSCSSFGAMATPNHLHSTSASSIDVLNMGNNNPEISQAIERSLSNCLSETNLHITIPSIKSKTRGKVRDIYDCGDVLVLVTTDRQSAFDRVLASIPFKGQVLNETSLWWFDQTRHITPNAVLAAPDKNVTIAKKCSIFPVEFVVRGFVTGSTDTSLWTVYKNGVRNYCGNALPDGLVKNQRLERNILTPTTKAADHDVPITPHEIIEHGLMTKADFDEVSTKALSLFAYGQRVAWEHGLILVDTKYEFGKTSDGTIVLVDEVHTPDSSRYWIARSYEERFRNGLEPENVDKEFLRLWFKEHCNPYEDEVLPDAPKELVCELASRYIFLYETITGSKFEIPITEIPIHDRISQNVSAALASLK